From Fusarium poae strain DAOMC 252244 chromosome Unknown contig_3, whole genome shotgun sequence, one genomic window encodes:
- a CDS encoding uncharacterized protein (SECRETED:SignalP(1-15)), with the protein MKSIIVVSLVALAHAKCDWPSDIGVWYPKPGQIFGTVIMDLGITEQEIQLLNPKISIDRIYPEEPYNVTFRPSRSGTWTEGCPSSLRIPDTSILDPSNAGQETLVSTSTAAATDSVGSDDDNHDDDNHDDDNGRGGGSGGDEHSLQITHTIRKTVATGTSTTATYGSDLSSISTGIDSQSADVSYPSSTKNRDSGNESEGYPTPESISDMPTSAASKPSGTLSEDGEISASDTKWPGKADGSKTSGTAQSAGTSEKTPTISQDPEAKLPTASEDAVSSYATVDEELTGTPSLPDVSSTGVGSATTGAATENEQSLESTLATSSVLSSITGTTKPETAPSSTLSQTDASNDNETEKPSGASSNEERTTLPEDHSTQIHSAGSEKVESSTLTEASATTTTVSQAQELTGSSTDPSSTVPTEDISRETKFTNSNAASDQTVTSVHTTPTAASFATPFGDGSTKQTATGATGSSAETQTTLVTSPSKGTPKTTTTASPFSWNELRLATCLYDQDLIGHGQLNGDMVLGMIADFCDRPDIDSSMKYGDKCIEDSGKDKSRVDYKFKICPKNHCPNYGQNMKDPQGQGGYSCTYIFFERIWRFCNDKNHNGNGGSWDSGCLEYYLEIG; encoded by the exons ATGAAGTCTATCATCGTTGTTTCTTTGGTCGCTCTGGCTCACGCGAAGTGCGACTGGCCCAGTGATATAGGCGTATGGTATCCTAAGCCAGGCCAGATCTTCGGGACAGTCATAATGGACTTGGGAATAACTGAACAAGAGATCCAGTTGCTCAACCCAAAAATAAGCATAGATAGGATCTACCCTGAGGAACCATACAATGTCACATTCAGACCATCTCGGTCCGGAACGTGGACAGAGGGGTGTCCGTCTTCCCTTAGGATTCCAGATACATCGATACTAGATCCGTCGAATGCTGGACAAGAAACCCTAGTATCTACGTCGACCGCTGCTGCTACCGATAGTGTTGgtagtgatgatgataatcatgatgatgataatcacgatgatgataatggtCGTGGTGGTGGTAGTGGTGGTGACGAGCACAGCCTCCAGATTACCCATACCATTCGTAAGACGGTAGCAACTGGAACCAGCACGACAGCCACTTATGGCTCCGACCTATCATCTATATCGACGGGGATTGATAGTCAATCTGCCGATGTGTCATACCCGTCTTCCACAAAGAACAGAGACAGTGGCAACGAATCTGAGGGATACCCGACGCCTGAGTCGATAAGTGACATGCCGACGAGTGCAGCATCGAAGCCCTCGGGGACATTGTCAGAAGATGGAGAAATTAGCGCTTCTGATACCAAATGGCCTGGGAAAGCTGATGGATCAAAAACTTCCGGGACCGCCCAATCGGCAGGTACGTCTGAAAAGACACCTACGATAAGTCAAGACCCAGAAGCGAAACTGCCAACAGCTTCGGAGGACGCGGTGTCATCATACGCCACTGTAGATGAAGAGCTGACAGGGACGCCGAGCCTCCCAGATGTCTCGTCCACCGGCGTAGGGTCTGCAACCACTGGTGCGGCGACAGAGAACGAACAAAGCCTGGAGTCTACACTCGCAACCTCATCTGTTCTGTCGTCCATTACCGGTACGACCAAACCAGAAACTGCACCATCGTCAACACTGTCACAGACAGACGCATCCAATGATAACGAAACAGAGAAACCGAGCGGTGCCTCGTCCAATGAAGAACGCACCACTTTGCCCGAAGATCATTCaacccagatacactcagcAGGAAGTGAAAAAGTCGAGTCATCCACCTTAACAGAAGCTTCAGCTACAACTACGACTGTATCACAGGCACAGGAACTTACTGGATCGAGTACAGATCCGAGCAGCACTGTTCCCACTGAAGACATCTCAAGAGAAACAAAGTTTACAAACTCGAATGCAGCGTCTGACCAGACTGTTACGTCCGTACATACGACGCCAACGGCGGCCAGTTTCGCCACTCCATTCGGTGACGGCTCGACGAAACAAACTGCCACGGGAGCCACAGGTTCGTCCGCAGAGACACAAACCACGTTAGTGACTTCCCCTTCCAAGGGCACCCCAAAGACCACGACTACAGCAAGCCCGTTCAGTTGGAATGAGCTGCGTTTGGCAACGTGCCTTTACGATCAAGATTTGATTGGACACGGACAGCTGAATGGGGATATGGTGCTGGGGATGATAGCCGATTTCTGTGATAGACCAGATATTGATAGCAGCATGAAGTATGGCGACAAATGCATCGAGGACTCTGGAAAGGATAAGTCCAGGGTTGACTACAAATTCAAAATCTGTCCTAAGAACCATTGCCCAAATTACGGTCAAAACATGAAAGATCCACAGGGGCAGGGAGGTTATTCTTGTACATATATCTTCTTCGAAAGGATCTGGCGTTTCT GCAATGATAAAAACCACAACGGTAACGGAGGATCGTGGGACTCTGGATGTCTTGAATACTATTTGGAAATCGGATAG
- a CDS encoding uncharacterized protein (SECRETED:SignalP(1-17)): MFGHSLLVLALATLALAWPVPYNGPSSTCKAGKPVPVLPVNGGSSELSAPPRGDTLKHIALGFGIENYSCADSGGNPIAAGALAVLYDVTYLYPGQGRSSLTAQKWASLPSAVLNTGKVPLNRNGDGGALPSYPFPTKQSLKVKSLGKNIPYLGRHFFNAAGVPTFDLDKVNQLLVAKKIEGIKAPSSAAAGPEVTGAVDWLYLVNAGGSQGVSRVYRVLTAGGASHGCKAKGVDSTSYTALYWFYVGGTSEALYAISTSRVLTGDIEIGSTADSLDILHFSGCGDSENYSLYYIAGTPVLEPRLPADDVSSWAPDWRVQSRPLVLLPDPGYNVKSQFAANLSKADYFFDDDNQRLHVRALLVDQIAGCGWPYYLSFCQDLQMTENDIFEQWYELAKEHLDSNTFETMFSSTLVMDARVTLTERGSLNVNQDEIPTLFEHWKKVVGKSSEPWIPDDALQSIEGFARYRYLAEEVCRNRVMFITVKGRLGLGSAHASPGADIYLIHGLKTPFVVFENQQGHTLRGECYVHGLMDQQAHVSDSDVYLDLI, encoded by the exons ATGTTCGGCCACTCTCTACTCGTCCTGGCTTTGGCTACTCTGGCTTTGGCTTGGCCTGTCCCGTACAATGGTCCAAGTTCGACCTGCAAGGCCGGAAAGCCTGTTCCTGTTCTTCCTGTCAACGGCGGTT CCTCTGAGCTTTCCGCTCCTCCTCGGGGTGACACTCTGAAGCACATTGCCCTTGGCTTCGGTATTGAGAATTACAGCTGCGCTGATTCCGGTGGCAACCCGATAGCTGCGGGTGCTTTGGCGGTTCTCTACGATGTTACCTATCTCTACCCGGGTCAAGGTCGTTCATCCCTAACAGCACAGAAGTGGGCCTCCCTCCCCTCTGCTGTCCTGAATACCGGAAAAGTTCCTCTAAACCGCAATGGCGACGGTGGGGCTTTACCCAGCTATCCCTTCCCCACGAAACAGTctctcaaggtcaagagccTTGGTAAAAACATCCCCTATCTTGGTCGGCACTTCTTCAATGCTGCTGGTGTCCCCACCTTCGATCTTGACAAGGTCAACCAGCTCCTCGTTGCTAAGAAGATAGAAGGGATCAAGGCACCATCTTCTGCTGCAGCTGGTCCTGAAGTTACTGGTGCTGTTGATTGGCTCTACCTAGTGAATGCCGGAGGTAGCCAAGGTGTTTCCCGTGTCTATCGCGTCTTAACTGCAGGTGGCGCTTCTCACGGCTGCAAGGCCAAGGGCGTGGACAGCACCTCTTACACGGCTCTCTATTGGTTTTATG ttgGCGGTACATCTGAGGCGCTTTACGCGATCAGCACGTCGCGTGTCTTAACAGGAGATATTGAAATCGGCTCAACTGCTGACAGCTTGGACATCCTTCACTTCTCGGGCTGCGGCGATTCAGAGAATTATTCACTTTACTACATTGCCGGCACGCCTGTGCTTGAACCCAGACTCCCGGCGGACGATGTATCTTCATGGGCGCCCGACTGGCGCGTGCAGTCTAGGCCGCTCGTGCTTTTGCCTGATCCCGGGTACAACGTAAAATCCCAGTTTGCAGCAAACCTGTCGAAAGCAGATTATTTTTTCGACGACGACAATCAGAGATTGCATGTTCGTGCACTTCTGGTAGATCAGATAGCTGGGTGTGGCTGGCCTTATTATCTATCTTTCTGCCAGGATCTCCAAATGACTGAGAATGACATTTTCGAACAATGGTACGAACTAGCCAAAGAGCATTTGGACAGTAATACCTTCGAGACTATGTTCTCATCAACTTTGGTTATGGACGCAAGAGTGACACTTACGGAACGTGGATCTCTAAACGTGAACCAAGATGAGATACCTACTTTATTTGAACATTGGAAGAAGGTGGTTGGCAAGAGCTCGGAGCCCTGGATTCCGGACGACGCCTTACAGTCGATCGAGGGCTTTGCACGCTACCGTTACCTTGCAGAGGAAGTCTGTCGGAACAGGGTAATGTTCATTACAGTAAAAGGTCGTTTAGGATTGGGGTCAGCCCATGCCTCCCCCGGTGCGGACATATATTTAATTCATGGCCTTAAGACACCGTTTGTTGTTTTCGAGAACCAACAAGGACATACCCTGCGTGGGGAATGTTACGTGCACGGCCTGATGGATCAACAAGCTCATGTTTCGGATTCAGACGTTTATCTTGATTTGATATAA